TCTTGGGGTTCTGGACCATGTCGTAGACGGCGGAGTAGAAGTCGCCGTACATGATCCGCGCCGCCCGGCCGTAGCGCTTCCGGAGGCGGGCGATCTTGGCCTGGAGCAGGTTGTTGTGGAACGTGGACAGATCGTTGAACTTGCGGAGGCAGCCGAGGCTGTCGTAGTCGGCGCTGCTGTTGGTGCCGTAGACGGTGAGGTAGATGGGGAAGCAGCCGATGGGGAGCACCCCGGGCACCACCACGTCCCTGGCCCCCATGCCCACCACCTTCTCCACGCCCCTGATGATGGTGTTGACGATCTTGGGCGTGTACCTCCTCGCCTGGTCCGCGCTGTAGTTGCCGAACAGCATCGCGTTGTAGTCGTTCCCGCCGAACTCGCCGAACACCACCAGCGAGTCCCGCAGGTAGCGCTTGCAGGCGGCGGCGTCGCCGCACACGGTGGCCGTGATCTGCTGGAACCACTGGATTTGGAGGCTGATGGGCCCATTGTTCCAGATCTTGTCGGAGAGGCCGAGGCCCCGGAAGAAGGGCGCGTCCATGGCCGTCGCCCCCGTGATGGCCATGTTGGCGCCCTGCTTGAAGTCCGTGCCGTTCGCCTTGGACGGCGGTAGGAACGGCACCCCAAACTTGGTGCCTGCATGCAATCGTACGTCAAGCAAGAACGATTTATTTGAGCAAGATGGAGTGTGTGTGTGGAGAACCGAGCACATCACTTACTGAGGAAGTCGACGATGACGCGGCCGTCGGAGCACCGGCAGGTGGGGGTGCCGAAGTAGGTCTCGCCGTAGGGCGGCTGCGTGAACGTGATCGCCGTTGGCTTCCCGCTCGTGCACAGGTTGCCCGTGTCCGTGATCGAGTCGCCGAAGTTGAACACCGCGTTGTACTTCTGGGCCTGGGCCGACGCCGCGCCCGCAAGAAGCAGCAGGGCCAAGCAtggcagcagctgctgccgcaTCGCCGACGACCTCATCGTCCTAGCCGATGGCTGCTGCGGACGAGAGAgcaggagagggagggaggcacgCAAAGCGGCAAAGAAGAAAGCTACGGAAAGGAAAAGGAATGGGGATGCTTCATGCTTGGCCAGTGGCCGGGCTTTCTATAGCCCCCGTGACCCGCGCTTTAATCTGCTTCCGAATCTCTCGCCCGCCCGGCCGACCACACTCCAATGGCTGTGACTGAGAACGAGCGTCATGCATGTTACTCCTGTTAGAGTTTGAGCTGTTCATCTTATGTAATTAATCTTAACCTATCTCTATCTCTTTCTCCTCCCGTAGCTATCCCTGTCTCCTAAACCGAACCAGATCGGTATTCTCTCTGAACTTGTACGCTACGGCAAGGAACGTTCGCCTCAATATAAATACATACGATGCGGCTCCCTCGAGGAATAGGAACGCTTATACCTATTCTTACATGGCATCAGAGCTAGCCTCTTCCCTATCATCTAGCGACACAACAAAAATAACCAGAACCCTAGCGCCCTTCCTTCGTCTTCATCATGAGTTCCAGCGTCGTCGGCCTCAACCTCGGCGCTCCTCCAACAGAGAAGTTCGCAAGGGGGAATTACCTCTTATGGAAGGCGCAAGTTCTGCCAGCCCTGCGAGGCGCGCAGGTGACCGGTCTTCTCGACGGCAACGATGCAACGCCGCCGAAAACAGTGGAGGTCGCCAAGGCGGACAAGACCACGACCATCGAGCCGAACCCACTGTATAGTCCATGGATTGTCAAAGATCAGCAGGTCCTAAGTTATCTGCTGAATTCGCTCACTCCAGAAATCCTCGCGCAAGTTATTGGTAAGGAAAGTACCTTTGATCTATGGACCGCCCTTACCACAATCTTTGCTGCGCAGTCGCAATCGCGAATAACAAACTTGAGGATCGCCATCTCCAACACCAAGAAGGGCAACATGTCCAGCAATGCCTTCATCGCCAAGATGAAGAGCCTCGGAGACGAGCTTGCGGCAGCAGGCCGTCCGGTGACAGATGGAGAGATGGTGGACTACATCCTCGCCAGACTCGATAGGGATTACGATCCCATCGTCGCAGCAGTTGGCGCCATCAAAAACTCCATCACGGTTGATG
The sequence above is drawn from the Triticum aestivum cultivar Chinese Spring unplaced genomic scaffold, IWGSC CS RefSeq v2.1 scaffold32097, whole genome shotgun sequence genome and encodes:
- the LOC123175706 gene encoding GDSL esterase/lipase At5g45910, which produces MRSSAMRQQLLPCLALLLLAGAASAQAQKYNAVFNFGDSITDTGNLCTSGKPTAITFTQPPYGETYFGTPTCRCSDGRVIVDFLSTKFGVPFLPPSKANGTDFKQGANMAITGATAMDAPFFRGLGLSDKIWNNGPISLQIQWFQQITATVCGDAAACKRYLRDSLVVFGEFGGNDYNAMLFGNYSADQARRYTPKIVNTIIRGVEKVVGMGARDVVVPGVLPIGCFPIYLTVYGTNSSADYDSLGCLRKFNDLSTFHNNLLQAKIARLRKRYGRAARIMYGDFYSAVYDMVQNPKKYGFNAVFEACCGSGGGKYNYANRARCGMPGAAACANPADHLSWDGIHLTEAAYKHISDGWLNGPYSSPPILHT